One Bombina bombina isolate aBomBom1 chromosome 5, aBomBom1.pri, whole genome shotgun sequence DNA segment encodes these proteins:
- the LOC128659831 gene encoding gastrula zinc finger protein XlCGF26.1-like isoform X1, with protein MSSYVLDKHLNSSYPSFTTGNIRMIPQTPKVLYTNDYSQTLGISQQVFREDGDLAGTGQQSLFTESNLVIKQEDNISALSSEMIIQEDKPHTFTEYSKDIKEGKGLQSSQMIHTKEKPFKCTECEKSFRCKSHLIEHHKIHTGDKPHTCTECGKCFTRMEHLKTHKKIHTGEKPFTCTECGIFFTQKSHLKSHERIHTGEKPFTCTECGKSFTQKSSLKTHERIHTGEKPFTCTECGKSFTEMSSLKYHERIHTGEKPFTCTECGKSFTEMSSLKYHEKIHTGEKPFRCTECGKSFPQKSSLKTHERIHTGEKPFTCTECGKSFTEISSLKYHERSHTGEKPFTCTECGKSFQQKSDLKKHEKIHTGEKPFTCTECGKSFTQKRNLKTHERIHTGEKPFTCTECGKGFTQKSDLKNHERIHTGEKPFTCTECGKSFPQKSSLKYHERSHTGEKPFTCTECGKSFTEMSSLKYHERSHTGEKPFTCTECGKSFPQKSDLKKYEKIHTGEKPFICTECGKSFTQKRNLRTHKRIHTGEKPFTCTECGKSFTQKSDLKKHENIHTGEKPFTCTECGKSFTQKRYLKTHERIHTGEKLFTCTECGKSFTRMDRLKTHERSHTREKPFTCTECGNFFTQMDNLKTHEKIHKGRNLTHI; from the exons ATGagctcatatgtgttag acaaacacttgaatagttcatatccatccttcactacaggaaacatcagaatgataccgcaaactccaaaagtcttatacactaatgactattcacaaacattggggatatcacagcaggtATTTAGAGAGGATGGTGACTTGGctggaactgggcagcaatcattatttacagagagtaatttagtcatcaaacaagaggacaacatttctgccttatctagtgaaatgattatccaagaggataaaccacacacatttactgagtactCAAAAGATATTAAAGAAGGGAAaggtctacagtctagccaaatgattcatacaaaggagaaacctttcaaatgtacagaatgtgaaaAAAGCTTTAGATGTAAATCTCATCTAATAGAacatcacaaaattcacacaggtgacaaaccacacacatgtactgagtgcggcaaatgttttacacgaatggaacacctgaaaactcataaaaagattcacacgggagaaaagcctttcacatgtacagagtgtggaattttttttacacaaaagagtcatctgaaaagtcatgaaaggattcacacaggggaaaagcctttcacatgtacagagtgtggaaaaagttttacacaaaagagtagtctgaaaactcatgaaagaattcacacaggggaaaagccattcacatgcacagagtgtggaaaaagttttacagaaatgagtagtctgaaatatcatgaaaggattcacacaggagaaaagcctttcacatgtacagagtgtggaaaaagttttacagaaatgagtagtctgaaatatcatgaaaagattcacacaggggaaaagcctttcagatgtacagagtgtggaaaaagttttccacaaaagagtagtctgaaaactcatgaaagaattcacacaggagaaaagcctttcacatgtacagagtgtggaaaaagttttacagaaataagTAGtttgaaatatcatgaaaggagtcacacaggagaaaagcctttcacatgtacagagtgtggaaaaagttttcaaCAAAAGAGTGATCTCAAAAagcatgaaaagattcacacaggagaaaagccgttcacatgtacagagtgtggaaaaagttttacacaaaagagaaatctgaaaactcatgaaaggattcacacaggggaaaagcctttcacatgtacagagtgtggaaaaggttttacacaaaagagtgatcttaaaaatcatgaaaggattcacacaggggaaaagcctttcacatgtacagagtgtggaaaaagttttccacaaaagagtagtctgaaatatcatgaaaggagtcacacaggagaaaagcctttcacatgtacagagtgtggaaaaagttttacagaaatgagtagtctgaaatatcatgaaaggagtcacacaggagaaaagcctttcacatgtacagaatgtggaaaaagttttccacaaaagagtgatctgaaaaagtatgaaaagattcacacaggagaaaagccgttcatttgtacagagtgtggaaaaagttttacacaaaagagaaaTCTGAGAACTcataaaaggattcacacaggggaaaagcctttcacatgtacagagtgtggaaaaagttttacacaaaagagtgatctgaaaaagcatgaaaatattcacacaggagaaaagccgttcacatgtacagagtgtggaaaaagttttacacaaaagagatatctgaaaactcatgaaaggattcacacaggggaaaagctgttcacatgtacagagtgtggaaaaagttttacacgaatggatcgtctgaaaactcatgaaaggagtcacacaagagaaaaacctttcacatgtacagagtgtggaaatttttttacacaaatggataatcttaaaactcatgaaaagattcacaagggaagaaaccttacACATATTTAG